The following DNA comes from Macaca thibetana thibetana isolate TM-01 chromosome 14, ASM2454274v1, whole genome shotgun sequence.
CGCTGTGGAAAATGCCATCACCCCCGCACTGTTGAGCACCCCAGGCATTCCCCATGCCAACCTGTGCCAGGCTTGAGACACTTGGAAATCACCCAGGCCTGGGCTGTCTCCCAAATCTCAGGCTCTGCTGACCCTGGCTGGAGGGGCCTGTGTGTCCCAGTGAGACCctgggccccccccccccccccaccaaggAGGCTGCTCACAGGAGGGGCAGGGGCCTGCAGGGTGAGCCGGCAGCTGTGGGAATCATGGGATTCGCTGGACCCCAAATCTGGCCTCTGTCCTACACACATCACAGTTCACCTCACTGAGGGCCTTTGGCCTGTCTGTGTCTGTCAGTCCCAAACAGACCCCTCTGGGATTTCATAGTCAGGCCAGGTCAGCCTGGGGTGGACCCTTCCTACAGCATTTCCCTACCACCCAGTGATCTGAGCCAGGGAGGGAAGGCAACGGAGTGGGTGCTACCTGAGGATGGGGTGTTCCTGCTGGGGGGCATCGGCAGAGAGGTTCCTGgctctggggtctgagctgtGCCACCACCGGGTGTGGCTGGTTGGTGGGATGTGCTGGTTCCCACACCGGGGGGCATCGGCTGAGAGGTTCCTGgctctggggtctgagctgtGCCACCACCGGGTGTGGCTGGTTGGTGGGACGTGCTGGTTCCCACACCGGGGGGCATCGGCTGAGAGGTTCCTGGCTTTGGGGTCTGTGCTGTGCCGCCACCGGGTGTGGCTGGTTGGTGGGAGGTGCTGGTTCCCACACCGGGGGGCCTCCCGGGTGTGGACGAGGTTGGTGGCCTCAGAGTTGTGCCAGAGGGTGGATGAGGGCCTGTGCCTCCCCCAGAGCTGGTTGTGGAGGGTCCCTGGGAGGGCACAGGGGGTCTGGGGGCCTCGGAAGTGGTGCTGGTCCAGGGCCCAGTTGTTCCTCCAGTCTCTGGGGATGGGGGCTCACCTGTGGAGGGGGGCTCCTGTTCGGAAACTTGTATCTCAATGACTGTGGTCGCAGTGCCAGAGGTCACTGTATTTTTGGCCTCAACCTAGGGCAGGAAGGGGCTTGTCTCTCCTGGGCACGTCTTTAAGCCCCACACCCTTGGAGATGCCCACCTGCCCTGCCCTTCACCTCTGCGTAGAAGGCCCCCGCCTGGGTCAGTGTGGTGGTGGTCAGCACAACCTCTCCCTCCATCCGGAAATGTGAGTGGTTGGTAATTCGATACGTGATGGCCGAGTTGAGGTCCTGGACAGGGTTTCATTGAGTCCCTGGCCAGGCTGCCTCCCATCTGCAGCCCTGACCCACCCACAGAGGGGAGGCCGGGTGGACCCAGGGACCCTGGGCAACAGGAAGGCTGCCGTGGGGGCGGCAGGCATCAGCCTTGCGTGTGCTACCTACCGAGAACTCCGGGTCCTGAGCCTGGACCCTCAGAGGCTGAGAGGGGGCAGCTGCATCCTTGACCACAACACCTGCTCCAGCGCCAAGTGCCACGGTGCCACGGTACAGGCTCTGGGGGAAGCGGGGCGGGCTCCCAGCTGCAGCCACAGCCTCCACGGTGACCTGGGTCACTGAGTAGCGGGCAAGGTCGGCCTGCTGGCCCTGGAGGTGGGGGAGGCAGCCGTGACTTGTGGGGTTGACGGTGGAGCTGGTGCTGAAGCCTGGGGCTCAGGAAGAATAGATGCAGACTTGGCAGGGGCCCTGCCCCCCCGCCCTGACCCCCGCCCTACCTTCCACCCTGCCCCCACTGTCCTGCCCCCCTTGCAGGTCCCTACCTCACCTTCACCAGCAGAAGAAAGGTCATGGCTCTGGGGACACTCCTGGCCATGGTGAGGTTGCCGGAGTCTCGGTGGATGACAAATGTACCGTTCACGTTTCCTGGGAGGACGATGGAAGTGCTCAGTCCCGGCCTCCTGAGGCCCAGGGACCCAGCCAGCTCTGCCTTGCTGGCAGGTGCCCCTGGGGCTTCCCCAGCCCAAGGTGGGgacagagacagggacagagagggGTCCGGGGCATTGTTGAGGGCTGGGCCCCACTCACCACTGAAGATGCTGTAGATGATGGCTTGGTTGATGCCGCGGTCTCCATCCTCGGCGTAGATGGGTCCGGGACGCAGGACGAGGGGGGATGGCTTCAAGGATAGTGGAGAGGAGGGCACGTCGTGAGGCTGGGGTGGATGGCCCCAACCTGGCCCCTCTGGCTCCCCATCAAGGTcagccagggcagggctggctgAGGAGGGGCCCAGTCCCGCTGGTGGCTGGGCATCCCTGCCTGTCTAGGACTGTCCCTTGTCCCAGTATCACAGTGAGTCACACCCCTGTGGGTCCCTCACTAACGAATAAGTTGCCCAAAGATACTGAGTGCCATTTGCACGATGCTTGTCTTGACGGCTAAGCAGACATTTAGGAAGCGGGGGGTTCCCGGGGTCTGCGTTTCTGCCTCTCATGTGCTGTTTGGTGGCCCCGGGTGCCTTGGTGCTGTGAAGGTTTGCAGACAGCCTGTGTGGGCCTAGTGGTGACTGTGAGCAGGGCAGAGATCTCACCATCCCTTAAGAACTCCAGGGCCCCAGCCCACCTCCCCAGGCCCCTGAGACCGCCTGGCTCTGGGGCCCACACTCCTCTCTGTGTGTTCAGGGTTTGCTCCCTCAAGATGGGAAAGATTGGTTTATAAGGAGAGTCTGTATTTGTTTCAAAGTCACAACCAAACTTGGCCCCACCCGCTGACCCTGACCCTGCCCTTCTTCTGATCCTGGCCGTCCCTGCCTCCAACCTGCCTAGAAGGCCCCGCCCCGGGcactgcccctccctccccattACCAGTGTGTGCCCCGTGGGGACAGCCCCGTGGTACTGAGCTTGGATGCAGACGTAGCCGTCTGAGAAGGTGCAGGGCAGGAACCAGGGGGGCCGCAGGTCGGCAGGCACCACGTTCAGCACCAGCGTGGCGGTGGCCGTGTGGCTGGGCTCCACATTCTCCTCCGGAGTGTCCTGCAACAGCCAGATCAGGCCTGGGAGCAGCTGGGGCCAGGGGGACCTCAAGCATGTGGGACTCAGGGCTGGGGTGAGCCGCTCACCCGCACCAGCAGCCGGAAGGCCATGTTGGGCCGCTCGTAGAAGTCCAGGGGCCGGTCCAGCCTCAGGGCGGGATGGTTTACACCCACCAGGGAGAAGTAGTCACTGGCACCCTGGGGAGGATCAGGGAGGACACAGCCTAAGAGCCTGGGAGGGCGAGGGCGGCTGCGGGTGTCAGTGGCGAGGGGCTCACGCTGGGGCAGGGCGGGCGGCACTGACTGCGGTCGCTTCCTGGAGGGTGTAGAACAGAATGTCATCCTTGTCTTTGTCCTTGGCCTGCAGTTCTGTCTCAGGGATGACGGTGGAGTTTACTTTAGTGTCCTAGGGAGGGAGAGGGGCTTGGTCTGGCCACACTCTTGGCCCCTGTGGACCCCCGCTGTGGTTGAGTCCCCGGCCACCACTCGCCCCTTGCCCTCACCCTGGGCTCCCGcaccccctgcccagccctggcAGCTTCGCTGGCCTCACCTCTTCCACCCTTATCTCCTTGGTTGTAAAGGGGAATTCGGGGGCGTTGTCATTGACGTCCAGCACTGACACGAACACCCTCAGCTGGGTCACCTGCAGGATGTGGCCGTCAGCCTCTCCCACAGCCGCTCCCCATCATGAGTGAGGTGTACCCCTCGACGCTATCCTTCCCCATCGTGAGTGAGGTGCACCCCTCGACGGCTATCCGTCCACTCGCTCAGTGGTGTTGGGGGGCTGCAGGGGGGCTGCACAGCTCTAGGTGCTGGGATGCAGAGATCACAAGAGACAAATCTCTGCCCGGTGGTGCCTGTCCTGGCAGGACTTACAACAACAGACAAAAAGGACTTTATAAAGCCAGGAGGTGGCAGGTGCGCCACAGAAAAATAATGCAGGTACTTGGGGATGCAACCAGCAGAATCTCAAGTGAGGAAAGACAATCcagttcttttctttgttttctttttggatacagagtctcattctgtcacccaggctggagtgcagtggcgtgatcttggctcactgcaacatctgcctcccaggtttaagcgattctcctggagacctctgcctctcgagtagctgggattacaggcgcccgccatcacacccgggtaattttttatttttagaagagacggggtctctccatgttggtcaagctggtctcaaactcccgacctcaggtgatgtgcctgcctcggcctcccaaagtgctgggattacaggtgtgagccaccgtgcccagccgacaaCCCAGTTTCTTCACAAATAAATCTCCAAGAGAAAAGATGGGAGAAGGAAACGTGAAGATGAACAGAAACTCAGGAGAATTATCAGCTAGGTGCATAACGTGGACCCTGATTCAAACAAACAATTGTTAAAAAAAACTCTTCAGAGACCATGGGGAATGCAGCATCCTGAACATTCGAGGTAGAAAGTGACCACTTTTCCCAGGTGTGACGACATTGtggttatgttttaaaaagaagagtcggccgggcgcggtggctcaagcctgtaatcccagcactttgggaggccgagacgggcggatcacgaggtcaggagatcgagaccatcctggctaacatggtgaaaccccgtctctactaaaaaatacaaaaaactagccgggcgaggtggcgggtgcctgtagtcccagctactcgggaggctgaggcaggagaatggcgtaaacccaggaggcgccttgcagtgagctgagtctggccactgcaccccagcctgggcgacaaagcgagactctgtcactaaaaaaataaaaaaataaaaagaagagtccttgcgggcgtggtggttcacgcctggaatcccagcactttgggaggccgaggcgggcagatcacctgaggtcaagagttcgagaccaatgtggccaacatggtgaaaccccgtctctactaaaaatacaaaaattagctgggtgtggtggcgggcgtctgtaatcccagcactttgggaggccgaggtgggtagaggccaaggcaggagaatcgtttgaacctgggaggcagaggttgtagtgagcggaaatcgtgccactgcattccagcccgggcgacagagggtgactccatctaaaaaaaaaaaaaaaaaaaaggccgggcgcggtggctcaagcctgtaatcccagcactttgggaggccgagtcgggcggatcacgaggtcaggagatcgagaccatcctggcgaacacggtgaaaccccgtctctactaaaaaatacaaaaaacggccgggcgcggtggctcaagcctgtaatcccagcactttgggaggccgagacgggcggatcacgaggtcaggagatcgagaccatcctggctaacacggtgaaaccccgtctctactaaaaaatacaaaaaagtagccgggtgaggtggcgggcgcctgtagtcccagctactcgggaggctgaggcaggagaatggcgtaaacctgggaggcggagcttgcagtgagctgagatccggccactgcaccccagcctgggcggcagagcaagactccgtctcaaaaaaaaaaaaaaaaaaaaaaaaaaaaaaaaaaatacaaaaaactagctgggcgaggcggcggcgcctgtagtcccagctactcgggaggctgaggcaggagaatggcataaacccgggaggcggagcttgcagtgagctgagatccggccactgcactccagcccgggcgacagagccagactccgtctcaaaaaaaaaaaaaaaaaaaagaaggatcccggccaggcacagtgactcatgcctgaaatcccagcactttgggaggctggggcgggcagatcaccaggtcaggagtttgagatcagcctgaccaacatggtgaaatcctgtctctaccaaaaatacaaaaattagccaagcgtggtggtgggcgcctgtaatcccagctactcgggaggctgaggcaggagaatcacttgaacccgggaggcggaggttgcagtgagccgagatctcgccattgcactccaacctaggtaacagagcgagactctgtctcaaaaaaaagaagcatcCCTCTCTTTCAGAGACACATGCCAAGATATATGTGGGTGATGTGCTGTGGTGTGCAGTGGGCACAGAGCCCTCTGTCTGCTGGtaggttggggggggggggggggcctgtgcTGGCCTCAGGATTCTGCAATTTTCCTTAATAAAGCCGAAAAAAATGCCGCTGGTCAAGAAGTATGATGTTGGGGGAGCGGGGCTGGGATGCAACTATTCCCTAATAGGGCGGTTGGGATTTCTCTGAAGACTGCAGACCTGAGCAGGTGGGGGAGGAGCGTGCCTGCGGGAGCTCTGAGGCTGCAGCAGAGCCTCCGCACAGTACATCTGGGTTTGACTCTCAGTGAGAAAGGAGCTGTGGAGGGCTGGGGTGGACTGGGCAGCCTTGGTTTACAGCGTCCACAGAGGCTGTTCCGCCACATGGAGTGGACTGGGACCGGCAAGGGGCAACAGGGAAGCCAGCGGGCCGGCTGAAAGTTTCCCAAAATGAGTGCTGGTGTCCCGGCCCTGGTGGGACTGGAGGTGGGCAGACGATGGATTTCTGGGTCGAGCTGGGGCAGAGCCAAGTGATTTACCAATGGGGAGCTTAGCGGGGGACGTGGGGAGGGAGGGCGAGTGGAAACCAAAGTGGTTCCAGTGGCTGGCAGGATAAAGGTGCCTCCCTTGTGGGGGCAGTGGTGGTTGAGGGAGTGGGTGGGAGTCTTGGGCACACTGGGTGGGGGTATCTGCTGGACAAGGGATCAGTGACGGGGACGCCACAGTTCAGGGCAGAGTCTGGACTGGAGGAAATGTGAGCATCACTCTCGGAGGGATGGCATGTGAAACCACACCCTAGGTGAGGTCATCAGAGACTGGCCCTGGACCGGCAGGGCAGAGCCCAGCTGAGGTGGCCTGGTGGGCGGGGAGAGTGGGGCAGGGACTCACCGGTGTGCCTCCGCTCTGACACAGCAGCTGAGCCTCAAGTAGTGAGTTCTCCTGTGGAGGCAGACGGGTCTGCAGTCACTGTCCCGCCCCACAGGTGGTGAGACTGAGGCCAAGGGGGCAGGCgctggcccagggtccccatcATCAGTGGTCAGTGCTGAGGGTGTGGGCCCAGCCTTCTGGGGCAGGCACCACCAAGCATGGGTGTTAGTGGATGCCTGCAGGCATAGAACTCCTGGGCCCCCCGGGGAAGGTGTGGCCTGAGGATCCAGGCGCCCTTCTCCCGGgagcccccactccccacccacctgCCGCCCACACCTCGTAATCAGGAGACACGTTGAGAAACAGCTGGTTTCCCTGGATCCGAAATGCGAAGGGGGTGGACAAGGGTCCGAGGGTCACCTCCTGGCCCTCTGGGACATGGATGTCCACCAGCGGCTCGGTGACATTTGTGTTCTCCTCGACTTCAAAGAAGGACTTGTTCACAGAGCAGTCTGTAAGGTTGCAGAGGAGGGGTCAGcgcctcccagcccctggctccCCCTGCCCTGTGCCCCCACCTACCTACCCCTGCCCGCACGTACACTGGACCTGGGCCACGGTCCCCGGGGGTCGGCCAAGCAGCCCCGTGAGCAGCAggggaggccacagcagggccCAAGACCCCATCTTGGCGGCTGTCACCTGGCGGGAGGGTCCGAGTGGGTTTGGCGTCCAGGACTGGCGCAGTTCCTACCTCAGTGACCTTCGCCCCAGCCAGACGCCGCCCACTTTATGATCCTTTACAACCGGCCTCTGCCAAGGGGGCTCCCGCTGGCCGGCGGGTCCGGCCCACTGCCAGTAGGGGGGCAGTCATTTGGCCCAAGTTAGACTGAGTACAGGGATTAACCAGGGGGCTCAGGCCACAGGCACCGAGGCACAGGGCAGAAAGGACTAGAGAATGGCTCACGGGCGCcatggggctggggcagggcaggggcagagcTAGGGTGTTGGAGAGAAGCCGTTGGTGTTGGGGTGTCTGAAACCTGCCTCCCTAGCCCAGGCTGCCCTTGCTTGGCTCCTCCCCTAAGCTCTACCTCAGGCAAAATTCCTAAGGCCAACCCTTGAGGCTCAGAACCTGGGTGTTCGCCCGGGAGTACCTCCCTGCCTGCCTGATGGCAGGTTCTGAAGGAGGAGACTCTCCTCACTGTGTCCTAGGGAcacccctgcctgcctgccccagAGACAAGCCAGCTTCTCAGGGTGGGGCTGGACAGGGCCTTAGTGACCAAGGCTAAGGCGGGGCTGTGGGGGGCAGCTGGGAGCTCCTGGGGAGCCCTGGTGCCCAACAGAGGGGGTGAGTCTTGACACTTGCCCTGCTCTTTTCATTGGCCCCCGCAAGCCCCCAGCTCTAGGGAGAGGCCACTGGCTGGGGTCAGGGCGAGGAAGGGGCTGTCGTGAGGCGGGGAGTGGAGTCATTCCTCTCCAGGCCTGTGCACCGAAGCTTCTGGCCTCtcctggctggggctgggctcagtgtCCCAACCCTGCACTGTACCCTCATGGTCGCCTGCAAGCCCTGCACGCTCCATACGCCACAGGCTCTGAGGGGTCAAGCCACTGGTCTGAGGCCACACAAGACAGAGGGTCCGGAGTCCTCATGCCAGAGTGGACTCCTGGCACCCCAGGTGACACCTCTGCCCTCCCCTCTTCctgcccgcctgagcctccctggcccctccacaccctccccactgccccttcCGGAAACACTGACCACacgccaccccccacccccctgcAGGAGCTGAGAGTCTGTCCGGGCTCCCCCTGAGCCCTTGACTGTTTCCTAATGAAGACAAGGGGGGGGCGGGGCCCTGCGGTGCTTAGTCGAGGTACAGGAGGCGGCACTGATGCCAGAGATAAGGATGAGGGGCCCGCTGTGGCCGCCAGGTGTAAAGGGCAGCTGGGTGTGGTCACAGTCCCGGCTGGGTGGATGGGGCCCCCTTCCATCTGACAGCCCTGCTACACAGGGGTTGCCTTGATTACACCAAGTGGACACAACCAACTCCCAGTGTCTGGATCTGATTCTCCTTTATTGGTGCCGAGTTccacccctccccctctccccccagCCTGCCCACCACCCCAAATGCAGCTCCGCTCCTAGGCTGGGCAGGTGGTGAGGGGGTTCCTTCCTCATCTCGGTCGCAGGGTTCCTTCTGCAGCAGCACCGGCAGGTTCTGAAACCATAACCCCAGGCCTGGGCCCAGGGGGCAGCCAGGGAGACCAGGCCCCGCCCAGGGGCATCCTGCAGAGACAGCACGTgcggggttgggggctggggctggggctggagaccCCGGCCCCGCCGCTGGAATTGGGCCTCCGGTGGCCACCAGCGCTGACCCAGGGAGGCCACGGACAGAAGGAagggtctggggtggggtctggggtggggtctgCGGTGGGGCGGGCGCTCACCAGGCCTGCAGGGTGGGCGTGTCGGACCCGGACGGGCAGAGCAGACCCGCGCCGAGCCTGGACCAGGCCGTGCTGTTCTCTGCGTCCTGCTCGCTGTCCCCCGCCCCAAAACAGAGTTAGTCCTGGAGCTGGGGGGTCGCGCGTTGCTGCCAGGGCACCACGGCAAGACCCCCGCCCCACCCGGCCTCACCTGCGCTTCCCCACCAGGCCCTGCAGCAGCCGCTGGAGCCGCGCGCCCTCCCGCAGGCGGCTGAGCTCGCTGGTGAACGTCCCGTCCGAGTGTCGCCGGGCCCTGGGGGCGGGCGGGGGTCGGGGTCAGGGCCGCGCGGGGGGCGGGTGCGGCCGGGGGCGGACGGGCCTGGCGGGCGGCTCACCTGGGGGGCGCGGGGCGCGCGGCGGAGCCCccgaggagcagcagcagcagcaggaggggcCGGGGGGCCATGGCGGGGTCGGGCGCGGGAGCTGAGCGCTGCGGCCACGGCCAGAGCCCCGCGAGGCCCCTTTATGGCGGCGCCCGGAAGGGGGACGGCCCGGCCGCGCCCAGCGATCCCGGGAAGGTCAGGGCCGCCCCCCCAGCTGTCGCCCCGGCCCGGCCTCCCGCCCCCTCCGCCGCGCTGGCGCCCCTCggctggctgggggagggggacgtCCCGGCCTGGGGGGCGAAGGGGACCCGGGCCCGGGACCCGCAGAGGGAACCGCACCGCGAAGCCTCGGAGCCTGCGGGGCGCGGGGACGGAGGGGCCGTGGGACTTGGGGGAGGATTTGGGGGGACTGGGGGACCCCGGGGAAGGGGCGGCGGCAGGAGGTCCGGAGGCCCCTGGAGCACCCGGCTGGGGCGAGTTCGTCGGGAAGGCCTGAGCGGCGTGACTTTTTTGTGGGGGCCGGTGTTGCCATTTTATCCGCTTTGAAGTGCAGGGTTCAGGATCATTGGGTTCGCTGACATTTCCGTGCATCCGTCCCCACCATCCGTTCTCAGACTCTCCCATCCTCCCAAAATCCGTTCTCAGGCTCTCTCGTCCTCCCAAAATCCCTTCTCAGACGCTCCTGTCCTCCCAAAATCCGTTCTCAGACTCCCCATTCTCCCAAAATCCGTTCTCAGACTCTCCCATCCTCCCAAAATCATTCTCAGACTCCCCATCCTCCCAAAATCCGTTCTCAGACTCCCCATCCTCCCAAAATCCGTTCTCAGACTCTCCCATCCTCCCAAAATCATTCTCAGACTCCCCATCCTCCCAAAATCCGTTCTCAGACTCCCCATCCTCCCAAAATCCGTTCTCAGGCTCTCTCGTCCTCCCAAAATCCCTTCTGAGACGCTCCTGTCCTCCCAAAATCCGTTCTCAGACTCCCCATCCTCCCAAAATCCGTTCTCAGACTCTCCCATCCTCCCAAAATCATTCTCAGACTCCCCATCCTCCCAAAATCCGTTCTCAGACTCCCCATCCTCCCAAAATCCGTTCTCAGGCTCTTTCGTCCTCCCAAAATCCCTTCTCAGACGCTCCTGTCCTCCCAAAATCCATTCTCAGACGCTCCTGTCCTCCCAAAATCCGTTCTCAGACTCCCCATCCTCCCAAAATCATTCTCAGACTCTCCCATCCTCCCAAAATCCATTCTCAGGCTCCCCATCCTCCCAAAATCCGTTCTCAGGCTCTTCCATCCTCCCAAAATCCGTTCTCAGGCTcccttgtcctcccaaaatccTTTCTCAGATGCTCCTGTCCTCCCAAAATCCGTTCTCAGACTCTCCCGTCCTCCCAAAATGAAGCTCTGTCCCCATCAaacgccccctcccctccccagcctggcgCCCCGTCCACTTTCTGTCTGTGGATTCAGGGCCTGCAGGGACTGCGCGCAGGGGGAGCCTCACGGGATTTGTCCTTTGGAGACCTGCTGGTTTCTCAGCTCAGCGTCCTCTGCCTTCGCCGCCGCAGCCTGGCCTGTGTGGGAATCTCCTTCCCTTTAGGGGGAACCGTGTCCCGTTGTGTGCAGGGACCGCGTCGACCGCGTCCGTTCATCTGTGGGCCTCTTCATGGACACCTGGGCTGCCTCCCCTTTGGGGCGAGGGCGAATAACGCTGCTGTGAACGCGGGTGTGCAAAGGGCCCTTCCCAATCCCGTTTTCAAGCGTTCTGGGTGTACAGTTATGAGGGActtgctgggtgacagagtaatgATGTGTTAATTGTTCTGAGGAAAacagccaaactgttttccacagcagcgtCTCAGACGGACACGTCCCCCAGCAGCACAGCAGGGACACGGCTCTTGTCCTCGCCGACACTTGCTACtttctggctttttgtttgttgtgtaCTAACGATGCTGGTAGGTGCAATGTGGTGTCTGGCTGCGGTTTTTATTTGTGTCTCCCTAATGACCAGCACCTTCTCGGGTGTCTGTGAGCCATTTATACCTCATGGAGAGGACGGAGAAATGACCGTCAAGCCCTTGATGTTCTGCTGTGGTTTCGAGCCATGCACTGTATCCATCTGTTAAATCGGCCACACTATTTACCCCAGCATTTGCATCACAGCCCCGCCAGCCACGtgggtccttccttccttccttccttccttctttccttccttcctccctccctccctccctcccttccttccttttcttttttagatggagttttattctgtcacccaggctggagtgccgtggggccatctccgctcactgcaacctgcaacctctgcctcccggtttcaagcaattctcgtgcctcggccctccaagtagctgggattacaggcgcctgccaccatgactggctaatttttatatttttagtagagacaaggtttcaccacgttgcccaggctggtctcaaactcctgacctcaagtgatccacctgcctcggccttccaaagcactgggaattacaggcgtgagccactgcacctggtggcCTCACTTTCTCTGCACACTGTCAACCTTGCAGCAGTTGCTATTTTTAACCGTCAGCCATTCTCTCTGCCACAACACCTCCTTGTGGTTTTAGTTGCATTTCCCCAGTGGTGGGTGATTCGGAACCTCTTTCCAGGTGCTTGTTTCCATTTGCACGTTGTCGTGGGTTAAATGTATCTTCACGTCTcttgcctgtttttaaattgttctctactgctgagttttttttttgttttttgtttttgtttttattgcaggaAAATACGCAAAACATGAAACTTACCATTCCATTGTAAACAGTCACGgaattgtacaaccatcaccactgtttAGTTCCAGAACTTTTCACTCCCCAGATGGAAAACCTCAAATCCAAAAAGCATTTACTTCCCCTTCCCCAATCCCTTCAGCTTCTGAGTAACAAtgaatttgctttctgtctctgtggatctgcctattctgggtatttcatacaaataaaatcataaaagctgggcatggtggtgcatgcctgtggtctcggctacttgagaggatgaggcaggaggatggtttgaggccaggagtttgagaccagcctgggaaacatagcaggaccctgtcactatttttatttatttctttatttttatttattttttttgagatggagtttcactcttgttgcccagactggagtgcaatggcgcgatctcggcccactgcaacttccgcctcctgggttcaagcaattctcctgcctcggcctctggagttgctgggattataggcatgtgccaccacacccagctaattttgtatttttcatagaggcggggtttcgccatgttggtcaggctggtctcaaactcctgccctcaggtgatccgcccgcctcggcctcccaaagtgctgggatgacacgcataagccaccacgcttggccccagagtttcattcattttaatggcAAAATCACACTGCATTTGGTTAATCCATGCACCTGCTGAGGACACTTGGTTTATTTCTACCttgtatatattgtgtgtgttt
Coding sequences within:
- the CDHR5 gene encoding cadherin-related family member 5 isoform X6 is translated as MGSWALLWPPLLLTGLLGRPPGTVAQVQYCSVNKSFFEVEENTNVTEPLVDIHVPEGQEVTLGPLSTPFAFRIQGNQLFLNVSPDYEENSLLEAQLLCQSGGTPVTQLRVFVSVLDVNDNAPEFPFTTKEIRVEEDTKVNSTVIPETELQAKDKDKDDILFYTLQEATAGASDYFSLVGVNHPALRLDRPLDFYERPNMAFRLLVRDTPEENVEPSHTATATLVLNVVPADLRPPWFLPCTFSDGYVCIQAQYHGAVPTGHTLPSPLVLRPGPIYAEDGDRGINQAIIYSIFSGNVNGTFVIHRDSGNLTMARSVPRAMTFLLLVKGQQADLARYSVTQVTVEAVAAAGSPPRFPQSLYRGTVALGAGAGVVVKDAAAPSQPLRVQAQDPEFSDLNSAITYRITNHSHFRMEGEVVLTTTTLTQAGAFYAEVEAKNTVTSGTATTVIEIQVSEQEPPSTAMPGGGPSEDKRFSVVDMAALGGVLGALLLLALLGLTVLVHKHYGSRLKCCSGKAPQEPQPSGCDNQAFLPDDEANWAPAPSPTSDAKPAEAPPTPAEPAPPGPAPPGSAPEAPAAAGAGGSPAAVRSILTKERRQEGGYKAVWFGEDIGAEADVVVLNTPTLDVDGASDSGSGDEGEGAGPGRGPHDEPGGDDSYI
- the CDHR5 gene encoding cadherin-related family member 5 isoform X5, with the translated sequence MGSWALLWPPLLLTGLLGRPPGTVAQVQYCSVNKSFFEVEENTNVTEPLVDIHVPEGQEVTLGPLSTPFAFRIQGNQLFLNVSPDYEENSLLEAQLLCQSGGTPVTQLRVFVSVLDVNDNAPEFPFTTKEIRVEEDTKVNSTVIPETELQAKDKDKDDILFYTLQEATAGASDYFSLVGVNHPALRLDRPLDFYERPNMAFRLLVRDTPEENVEPSHTATATLVLNVVPADLRPPWFLPCTFSDGYVCIQAQYHGAVPTGHTLPSPLVLRPGPIYAEDGDRGINQAIIYSIFSGNVNGTFVIHRDSGNLTMARSVPRAMTFLLLVKGQQADLARYSVTQVTVEAVAAAGSPPRFPQSLYRGTVALGAGAGVVVKDAAAPSQPLRVQAQDPEFSDLNSAITYRITNHSHFRMEGEVVLTTTTLTQAGAFYAEVEAKNTVTSGTATTVIEIQVSEQEPPSTAQTPEPGTSLPMPPSRNTPSSAMPGGGPSEDKRFSVVDMAALGGVLGALLLLALLGLTVLVHKHYGSRLKCCSGKAPQEPQPSGCDNQAFLPDDEANWAPAPSPTSDAKPAEAPPTPAEPAPPGPAPPGSAPEAPAAAGAGGSPAAVRSILTKERRQEGGYKAVWFGEDIGAEADVVVLNTPTLDVDGASDSGSGDEGEGAGPGRGPHDEPGGDDSYI
- the CDHR5 gene encoding cadherin-related family member 5 isoform X4 yields the protein MGSWALLWPPLLLTGLLGRPPGTVAQVQYCSVNKSFFEVEENTNVTEPLVDIHVPEGQEVTLGPLSTPFAFRIQGNQLFLNVSPDYEENSLLEAQLLCQSGGTPVTQLRVFVSVLDVNDNAPEFPFTTKEIRVEEDTKVNSTVIPETELQAKDKDKDDILFYTLQEATAGASDYFSLVGVNHPALRLDRPLDFYERPNMAFRLLVRDTPEENVEPSHTATATLVLNVVPADLRPPWFLPCTFSDGYVCIQAQYHGAVPTGHTLPSPLVLRPGPIYAEDGDRGINQAIIYSIFSGNVNGTFVIHRDSGNLTMARSVPRAMTFLLLVKGQQADLARYSVTQVTVEAVAAAGSPPRFPQSLYRGTVALGAGAGVVVKDAAAPSQPLRVQAQDPEFSDLNSAITYRITNHSHFRMEGEVVLTTTTLTQAGAFYAEVEAKNTVTSGTATTVIEIQVSEQEPPSTAQTPEPGTSQPMPPGVGTSTSHQPATPGGGTAQTPEPGTSLPMPPSRNTPSSAMPGGGPSEDKRFSVVDMAALGGVLGALLLLALLGLTVLVHKHYGSRLKCCSGKAPQEPQPSGCDNQAFLPDDEANWAPAPSPTSDAKPAEAPPTPAEPAPPGPAPPGSAPEAPAAAGAGGSPAAVRSILTKERRQEGGYKAVWFGEDIGAEADVVVLNTPTLDVDGASDSGSGDEGEGAGPGRGPHDEPGGDDSYI